The following proteins are co-located in the Streptomyces sp. NBC_01198 genome:
- a CDS encoding aldose epimerase family protein, with protein sequence MPDVSCSPAGTLTDGRVVHRWRLAAGGVRADVLTLGASLHTLSFPDRTGRSADVVLTPAGVQDKLTAARYLGATVGRYANRIAHGLVPAPEGPVQLSVNENGHTLHGGPDGFDSRIWDGSPFRVAGRVGVALTLASPAGDQGFPGNVEVTVRYSLSEAGELRLDYSASTDATTPFGLTNHAYWNLSGSKRSTVHDHELYVAADFYTPVDAALIPLPGPPRPVAGTPFDLTAPRRLCQVLDRLDDEQLALAGGGYDHNWVLRGTSGEPRLAAVLSHPATGRVIECLTTEPGMQVYTANSSVPPDAGEGTGEATGPHSPARHAGVALETQHFPNSPQRPDYPSAWLRPERPYRSTTIYRTGAV encoded by the coding sequence ATGCCCGACGTATCCTGCTCGCCTGCCGGGACGCTCACTGACGGCCGCGTCGTGCACCGCTGGCGGCTCGCGGCCGGCGGGGTCCGCGCTGACGTCCTGACCCTCGGAGCAAGCCTGCACACGCTGAGCTTTCCGGACCGTACGGGACGGTCGGCCGACGTGGTGCTGACTCCGGCCGGGGTCCAGGACAAGCTCACCGCGGCGCGCTATCTGGGTGCCACGGTGGGCCGCTACGCCAACCGCATCGCGCATGGCCTGGTGCCTGCTCCCGAAGGTCCTGTGCAGCTGAGTGTCAACGAGAACGGCCATACGCTGCACGGCGGTCCCGACGGCTTCGACTCGCGGATCTGGGACGGCAGCCCCTTCCGGGTCGCAGGACGCGTGGGCGTCGCGTTGACGCTCGCCAGCCCGGCAGGCGATCAGGGCTTTCCCGGCAATGTCGAGGTGACGGTGCGCTACAGCCTGAGCGAAGCGGGGGAACTGCGGCTCGACTACTCGGCCTCCACGGACGCGACGACACCGTTCGGGCTGACCAACCACGCGTACTGGAATCTCTCCGGCAGCAAGCGGAGTACGGTCCATGACCACGAGTTGTATGTCGCGGCCGACTTCTACACGCCGGTGGACGCCGCACTCATTCCGCTGCCAGGTCCGCCCCGGCCGGTCGCGGGCACCCCTTTCGACCTCACCGCCCCGCGCCGGCTGTGTCAGGTGCTCGATCGTCTCGACGACGAGCAACTCGCCCTCGCCGGAGGCGGTTACGACCACAACTGGGTCCTGCGGGGCACGTCAGGTGAGCCGCGCCTGGCCGCGGTGCTCAGCCATCCCGCGACAGGCCGGGTGATCGAGTGCCTCACCACGGAGCCGGGAATGCAGGTGTACACAGCCAACTCCTCCGTGCCGCCCGACGCCGGGGAAGGCACGGGTGAGGCCACAGGACCCCATTCGCCGGCCCGGCACGCCGGTGTCGCGCTGGAGACCCAGCACTTCCCCAACTCGCCCCAGCGGCCGGACTACCCGTCCGCGTGGCTGCGCCCGGAGCGTCCTTACCGGTCGACGACGATCTACCGGACGGGAGCTGTGTGA
- the araA gene encoding L-arabinose isomerase, with product MNATPTAEIWFLTGSQGLYGPDTLAQVADQSRRIADQLAALPGGPVRVVWKPVLTDASAIIGTVLAANADDGCVGLIAWMHTFSPAKMWIGGLDLLRKPLLHLHTQANVELPWATIDMDFMNLNQAAHGDREFGYIQSRIGVTRKTVAGHVTDPAVGQRIHTWMRAALGHAALRKLRLARFGDNMRDVAVTEGDKVEAQLRFGVSVNTYGVNDLVEAVDSAADSEVTALVKEYADAYRLDPALGPDGVRHDSLRYAARIELGLRAFLDGGGFGAFTTNFEDLGGLRQLPGLAVQRLMADGYGFGGEGDWKTATLLHTVKAMAAGLPGGTSFMEDYTYHLAPGSELILGAHMLEVCPTIAAGVPSCEIHPLGIGNREDPVRLVFDAAPGPAVVVGLADMGDRFRLVANQIDIVEPVEPLPALPVARAVWRPAPNLRTSTEAWLTAGGPHHTVLSSAIGAEELTDLADLLGTELLMIDTDTDLRQFTKEIRWNQAYYRLARGL from the coding sequence ATGAACGCCACGCCCACCGCCGAGATCTGGTTCCTCACCGGCAGCCAGGGACTCTACGGGCCCGACACCCTCGCGCAGGTCGCCGACCAGTCACGGCGGATTGCCGACCAGCTCGCCGCGCTGCCGGGCGGCCCGGTGCGGGTGGTGTGGAAGCCGGTGCTGACGGACGCCTCGGCGATCATCGGCACGGTGCTGGCGGCGAACGCCGACGACGGATGCGTGGGGCTGATCGCCTGGATGCACACGTTCTCGCCGGCGAAGATGTGGATCGGCGGGCTGGATCTGCTGCGCAAGCCGCTGCTGCACCTGCACACCCAGGCCAACGTCGAGTTGCCGTGGGCGACGATCGACATGGACTTCATGAACCTCAACCAGGCCGCCCACGGCGACCGGGAGTTCGGTTACATCCAGTCCAGGATCGGGGTGACCCGCAAGACGGTCGCCGGGCATGTCACCGACCCGGCCGTGGGGCAGCGTATCCACACCTGGATGCGGGCCGCGCTCGGCCACGCGGCCCTGCGCAAACTCCGGTTGGCCCGCTTCGGCGACAACATGCGCGATGTCGCCGTCACCGAGGGCGACAAGGTCGAGGCGCAGCTCCGCTTCGGCGTCTCGGTCAACACCTACGGCGTCAACGACCTGGTGGAGGCCGTCGACTCGGCCGCGGACAGCGAAGTGACCGCCCTGGTCAAGGAGTACGCCGACGCCTACCGGCTTGATCCCGCGCTCGGCCCGGACGGCGTACGCCACGACTCGCTGCGCTACGCCGCGCGGATCGAACTGGGCCTGCGCGCCTTCCTCGACGGCGGCGGGTTCGGTGCGTTCACCACCAACTTCGAGGACCTTGGGGGACTTCGGCAGCTGCCGGGGCTCGCGGTGCAGCGGCTGATGGCCGACGGCTACGGCTTCGGCGGCGAGGGCGACTGGAAGACCGCGACGCTGCTGCACACGGTCAAGGCGATGGCCGCCGGGCTGCCCGGCGGCACGTCCTTCATGGAGGACTACACCTACCACCTGGCCCCGGGCAGCGAACTGATCCTGGGCGCGCACATGCTGGAGGTCTGCCCGACGATCGCGGCCGGCGTGCCCAGCTGCGAGATCCACCCGCTGGGCATCGGCAACCGGGAGGACCCCGTCCGCCTGGTCTTCGACGCCGCCCCCGGGCCCGCGGTCGTGGTGGGCCTGGCCGACATGGGGGACCGCTTCCGCCTGGTCGCGAACCAGATCGACATCGTCGAGCCGGTGGAGCCCCTCCCGGCCCTGCCGGTGGCCCGGGCGGTCTGGCGCCCCGCCCCGAACCTGCGAACCTCCACCGAGGCGTGGCTGACCGCCGGCGGCCCCCACCACACGGTGCTGTCCAGTGCGATCGGCGCGGAGGAACTCACCGACCTCGCCGACCTCCTGGGCACCGAGCTGCTGATGATCGACACCGACACCGACCTGCGCCAGTTCACCAAGGAGATCCGCTGGAACCAGGCCTACTACCGCCTCGCCCGGGGCCTGTGA
- a CDS encoding L-ribulose-5-phosphate 4-epimerase, with translation MPERPPPSPVDDVLGRLRRQVSDLHQELVRYGLVVWTAGNVSARVPGADLFVIKPSGVDYDRLSPGNMIVCDLDGRVVDGGGLSPSSDTAAHAYVYRHMPEVGGVAHTHSTYACAWAARGEPVPCVLTAMADEFGAEIPVGPFALIGDDSIGRGIVQTLAGHRSPAVLMQNHGVFTVGRDARAAVKAAVMCEDVARTVHVSRQLGDLLPIAGPDIDRLYDRYQNVYGQPAPASVPELGSESAKGEADDRSAVDRPANDGPVTDRGATV, from the coding sequence ATGCCTGAACGCCCTCCTCCGTCCCCTGTCGACGATGTTCTCGGCCGGCTGCGCCGGCAGGTCAGTGACCTGCACCAGGAGCTGGTCCGCTACGGCCTGGTGGTGTGGACGGCCGGAAACGTCTCCGCCCGGGTGCCCGGCGCCGACCTGTTCGTGATCAAACCCAGCGGTGTCGACTACGACCGCTTGTCACCCGGGAACATGATCGTGTGCGATCTGGACGGCCGGGTGGTGGACGGTGGCGGCCTCTCGCCGTCCTCCGACACGGCCGCGCACGCGTACGTGTACCGGCACATGCCGGAGGTGGGCGGGGTGGCGCACACCCACTCGACCTACGCCTGCGCCTGGGCGGCGCGGGGGGAGCCGGTGCCGTGCGTCCTGACCGCGATGGCCGACGAGTTCGGGGCGGAGATCCCGGTGGGGCCGTTCGCACTCATCGGCGACGACTCGATCGGGCGGGGCATCGTGCAGACGCTGGCAGGGCACCGCTCGCCCGCCGTGCTGATGCAGAACCACGGCGTCTTCACCGTCGGCCGGGACGCGCGGGCGGCGGTCAAGGCCGCGGTGATGTGCGAGGACGTGGCGCGAACCGTCCACGTCTCACGCCAGTTGGGTGACCTGCTGCCGATAGCCGGGCCGGACATCGACCGCCTCTACGACCGCTACCAGAACGTCTACGGCCAGCCCGCGCCCGCGTCCGTTCCCGAGCTCGGGTCCGAGTCCGCGAAGGGCGAGGCGGACGACCGTTCCGCCGTCGATCGGCCTGCTAACGACGGTCCCGTCACCGACCGAGGAGCCACCGTATGA
- the araB gene encoding ribulokinase, which produces MITDSPAVTVGVDFGTLSGRALVVSVEDGAELGSAVHEYAHGVVDGELPGGGALPPDWALQIPQDWRDVLRVAVPAALAAAGVRAEQVIGVATDFTACTVLPVTADGTPLSEVAAFADRPHAYPKLWRHHAAQPEADDIVAAAEASGQGWLARYGGKISSEWQFAKALQVLREDPGVYAAAERWIEAADWIVWQLTGAENRNLCTAGYKGIHQDGAYPDAEFLASLHQDFAGFTAKLEHPLSQLGSPAGKLTAQAAALTGLPEGTVVAVGNVDAHVTSAAARALEPGHMLAIMGTSTCHIMNSDVPAEVPGMCGVVRDGVVPGLWGYEAGQSGVGDILAWAVRTVVPQEYAAEAARRGVPVHDLLTEKAAAQPVGGHGLVALDWHSGNRSVLVDHHLSGLIVGLTLDTRPEDIYRALVEATAFGTRTIIEAFTAAGVPVGEFTAAGGLLKNTFLMQTYSDVLGRPINVLASEQGPALGAAIHAAVAAGAYPDIRSASAVMGRIERAAYTPDPARAAAYDLLYAEYRALHDHFGRGGSDVMHRLRAMRATRTSSDIPSM; this is translated from the coding sequence ATGATCACCGATTCGCCCGCTGTGACCGTGGGCGTCGACTTCGGGACCCTGTCCGGCCGCGCGCTGGTCGTCTCCGTCGAGGACGGTGCCGAACTGGGCAGTGCGGTGCACGAGTACGCCCACGGCGTGGTCGACGGTGAGCTGCCGGGCGGCGGCGCTCTGCCGCCGGACTGGGCGTTGCAGATTCCGCAGGACTGGCGCGACGTGCTGCGGGTCGCGGTGCCGGCGGCGCTGGCCGCCGCGGGCGTACGGGCGGAGCAAGTGATCGGCGTCGCCACCGACTTCACCGCCTGCACGGTGCTGCCGGTGACGGCGGACGGTACGCCGCTGAGCGAGGTGGCGGCCTTCGCGGACCGGCCGCACGCGTATCCGAAGCTGTGGCGGCACCACGCGGCGCAGCCGGAGGCCGACGACATCGTGGCAGCGGCCGAGGCGTCGGGGCAGGGCTGGCTGGCACGCTACGGCGGGAAGATCTCCAGCGAGTGGCAGTTCGCGAAGGCGCTGCAGGTGCTGCGCGAGGACCCCGGGGTCTACGCGGCTGCCGAGCGGTGGATCGAGGCGGCCGACTGGATCGTGTGGCAGCTGACGGGGGCGGAGAACCGCAACCTGTGCACCGCCGGCTACAAGGGCATCCACCAGGACGGCGCCTACCCGGACGCGGAGTTCCTGGCCTCGCTGCATCAGGACTTCGCCGGCTTCACCGCGAAGCTGGAGCACCCGCTGTCCCAACTGGGCTCGCCCGCAGGGAAGCTGACCGCGCAGGCGGCCGCGCTGACCGGGCTGCCCGAGGGCACCGTCGTCGCGGTGGGCAACGTGGACGCGCACGTCACCAGCGCGGCGGCCCGGGCGCTGGAGCCCGGCCACATGCTGGCGATCATGGGCACCTCGACCTGCCACATCATGAACTCCGACGTGCCGGCCGAGGTGCCGGGCATGTGCGGGGTGGTGCGGGACGGCGTCGTACCGGGGCTGTGGGGCTACGAGGCCGGGCAGAGCGGGGTGGGCGACATCCTGGCGTGGGCGGTGCGCACGGTGGTGCCGCAGGAGTACGCGGCCGAGGCGGCGCGGCGCGGCGTGCCGGTGCACGACCTGCTCACGGAGAAGGCCGCCGCACAACCGGTGGGCGGGCACGGGCTGGTGGCGCTGGACTGGCACAGCGGCAACCGCTCGGTCCTGGTCGACCACCATCTGTCAGGCCTCATCGTGGGGTTGACGCTGGACACCCGTCCCGAGGACATCTACCGGGCCCTGGTGGAGGCCACCGCGTTCGGCACCCGCACGATCATCGAGGCTTTCACGGCGGCCGGGGTGCCGGTCGGCGAATTCACCGCGGCCGGCGGGCTGTTGAAGAACACCTTCCTGATGCAGACCTACAGCGACGTGCTGGGCCGTCCGATCAACGTGCTGGCCTCGGAGCAGGGACCCGCCCTCGGGGCGGCGATCCACGCGGCGGTCGCCGCGGGGGCGTATCCGGACATCCGCAGCGCGTCGGCGGTGATGGGCCGGATCGAGCGGGCCGCGTACACCCCCGATCCGGCACGGGCGGCGGCGTACGACCTGCTCTACGCCGAATACCGCGCCCTGCACGATCACTTCGGCCGCGGCGGCAGCGACGTGATGCACCGGCTGCGGGCCATGCGCGCGACGCGGACGAGCAGTGACATTCCTTCTATGTGA
- a CDS encoding LacI family DNA-binding transcriptional regulator yields the protein MSDTAETPPREPRRRAPTMADVAQVAGVSHQTVSRVLSNHPNVRDSTRAEVQRAIEQLGYRRNSSARALVTRRTLTLGVVACNPTLFGPASTLFGLEEAARDEGFMVSAVTLRRYTAKALEEAIDHLSDWGVEGIVVIVPHREAVAALAELRLPFPVVTVEGGHSLPIAGVSVDQELGARLVTSHLLGAGHRTVWHVSGPPDWLEAEARVRGWRSTLEEAGAEVPEPLVGDWTPLSGYRAGQELAGRVAAGSARRTSAGVTAVFVANDQMALGLMRAFRETGLSVPGQVAIAGFDDIPEAEFFAPPLTTVRQDFAAVGQASIRLLVSQLESGSTGHEGERVVIEPRLIVRRSSTSS from the coding sequence ATGTCGGATACTGCGGAGACCCCGCCACGGGAGCCCCGCCGCCGTGCTCCCACCATGGCGGATGTCGCCCAGGTGGCAGGGGTGTCGCATCAGACCGTCTCGCGGGTGCTGAGCAACCACCCGAACGTGCGCGATTCGACGCGGGCGGAGGTGCAGCGGGCGATCGAGCAGCTGGGGTACCGGCGTAATTCGTCGGCCAGGGCGCTGGTGACCCGGCGCACCCTGACGCTGGGGGTCGTGGCCTGCAATCCGACCCTGTTCGGTCCGGCCAGCACGCTGTTCGGGCTGGAGGAGGCCGCCCGCGACGAGGGCTTCATGGTTTCCGCGGTCACCCTGCGCCGGTATACGGCGAAGGCGCTGGAGGAGGCCATCGACCACCTCAGCGACTGGGGGGTCGAGGGCATCGTGGTGATAGTCCCGCACCGGGAGGCTGTGGCGGCACTGGCGGAGCTGCGGCTGCCCTTCCCGGTCGTCACCGTCGAGGGCGGCCACTCGCTGCCGATAGCCGGTGTGTCGGTCGACCAGGAGCTGGGCGCGCGGCTGGTGACCAGCCATCTGCTGGGGGCCGGCCACCGTACGGTGTGGCATGTCTCCGGGCCGCCGGACTGGCTGGAGGCCGAGGCGCGGGTCAGGGGCTGGCGCAGCACCCTGGAGGAGGCCGGCGCCGAGGTGCCGGAGCCGCTGGTGGGGGACTGGACGCCGCTGTCCGGCTACCGGGCGGGCCAGGAGCTGGCCGGCCGGGTCGCGGCGGGCTCGGCCCGCAGGACGTCCGCCGGTGTGACAGCGGTCTTCGTGGCCAACGACCAGATGGCGCTCGGCCTGATGCGGGCGTTCCGCGAGACCGGTCTGTCGGTGCCGGGCCAGGTCGCCATCGCCGGCTTCGACGACATTCCCGAGGCCGAGTTCTTCGCGCCGCCCCTGACGACCGTCCGGCAGGACTTCGCCGCGGTCGGGCAGGCCAGTATCCGCCTGCTGGTCTCCCAGCTGGAGTCCGGCTCGACCGGCCACGAGGGTGAACGCGTGGTGATCGAGCCCCGGTTGATCGTCCGGCGCAGCAGCACGTCGTCCTGA
- a CDS encoding arabinofuranosidase catalytic domain-containing protein, with amino-acid sequence MSVTFPPPTGLRRGRPLAVLLLVLALAVAAAVFGGRADASGPAAGTTVTHQAAPAAAAASSLPCDLYAAGGTPCIAAHSTTRALFISYNGPLYQIQRASDHSYRDIGLLSAGGYADGASQVSFCSGTSCTITKIYDQSSKHNDMPISWGGYWKGPGANGADVGADAMALPVTAAGHQVFGVKVTPGTGYRLDHANGAPTGSQPEGIYMVTSSNYTNQWCCFDYGSGENSHTDTGNATMNSIYWGNACWFGGCTGSGPWVEADLENGMFHTGSGSNHDANNQGVHYPFVSAWEKNNGTSNFTLKYGNAATGGLTTTYSGALPNGYSPMKTDSSILLGTGGDNSPTGQGEFFEGAITAGFPSDTTENAVQSSITTAGYGTSSGGTGTSGALHAVAAGRCLDVPNSSQTNGTQTELWDCNGGANQQWTATSAKELRVYSGKCLDAEASGTANGTRAIIWDCNGGTNQKWNVNSDGTITNAQSGLCLDVSAYGTANGTLVQLWTCTGATNQKWSRS; translated from the coding sequence ATGTCCGTCACGTTCCCCCCACCCACCGGGCTACGCCGCGGCAGACCGCTCGCGGTCCTCCTGCTGGTGCTCGCCCTGGCCGTGGCCGCAGCCGTCTTCGGAGGGCGGGCCGACGCCAGCGGGCCCGCCGCGGGCACGACCGTCACCCATCAGGCCGCTCCGGCGGCCGCCGCCGCGTCGTCGCTTCCGTGTGACCTGTACGCCGCCGGCGGTACGCCGTGCATCGCCGCGCACTCCACGACCCGCGCTCTGTTCATCTCGTACAACGGACCGCTCTACCAGATCCAGCGCGCGTCGGACCACAGCTATCGCGACATCGGGCTGCTGTCCGCAGGCGGGTACGCGGACGGGGCATCCCAGGTCTCGTTCTGCTCCGGCACCTCGTGCACCATCACCAAGATCTACGACCAGAGCAGCAAGCACAACGACATGCCGATCTCCTGGGGCGGCTACTGGAAGGGGCCGGGCGCCAACGGTGCCGATGTGGGGGCCGATGCCATGGCCCTGCCCGTGACGGCAGCAGGCCACCAGGTCTTCGGCGTCAAGGTCACTCCCGGCACCGGCTACCGGCTCGACCACGCCAACGGCGCCCCCACCGGCTCCCAGCCCGAGGGCATCTACATGGTCACCTCGTCGAACTACACCAACCAGTGGTGCTGCTTCGACTACGGCAGCGGGGAGAACTCCCACACCGACACCGGCAACGCCACCATGAACTCCATCTACTGGGGCAACGCCTGCTGGTTCGGCGGCTGCACCGGCAGCGGCCCCTGGGTCGAGGCCGACCTGGAGAACGGCATGTTCCACACCGGATCGGGTTCCAACCACGACGCGAACAACCAGGGCGTCCACTACCCGTTCGTCAGTGCCTGGGAGAAGAACAACGGCACCAGCAACTTCACCCTCAAATACGGCAACGCCGCCACGGGAGGGCTGACCACCACGTATTCGGGCGCCCTGCCGAACGGCTACTCGCCCATGAAGACCGACAGCTCGATCCTGCTGGGCACCGGCGGCGACAACAGCCCGACCGGCCAGGGCGAGTTCTTCGAGGGCGCCATCACCGCCGGCTTCCCCAGTGACACCACCGAGAACGCCGTCCAGTCGAGCATCACCACCGCCGGCTACGGCACCTCCTCCGGTGGTACGGGCACCAGCGGCGCGCTGCACGCCGTGGCGGCCGGCAGGTGCCTGGACGTCCCCAACTCCAGCCAGACCAACGGCACCCAGACCGAGCTGTGGGACTGCAACGGCGGCGCCAACCAGCAGTGGACCGCCACCAGCGCGAAGGAACTGCGCGTCTACAGCGGCAAGTGCCTGGACGCGGAGGCGAGCGGTACGGCGAACGGTACCCGGGCGATCATCTGGGACTGCAACGGCGGAACGAACCAGAAATGGAACGTCAACTCCGACGGCACCATCACCAACGCCCAGTCCGGCCTGTGCCTCGACGTCAGTGCCTACGGCACCGCCAACGGGACCCTCGTCCAGTTGTGGACCTGCACGGGCGCAACCAACCAGAAGTGGAGCAGGAGCTGA
- a CDS encoding ricin-type beta-trefoil lectin domain protein: MSFPRRSRPDRSRPPRAALVTALAAGAVLAAPAVSGHAATMTTLYVSPTGSGTSCSASAPCSVTQAKSSVEAIDGNMSGDIVVQLAGGTYRMSSPLVLGSADSGSNGHQVIWQAAPGQSPVLSGGQQVTGWSVKDATNNIYAASVPGGADSRQLYVDGALAPRAAISISRSDVNITTGGMTIVNSALNYLASLPQQNRIELESQNSFTDRYAPVQSISGTTITMQQPAWNNNNWGYDTLAKPFAGGSLQLENSYSFLKTAGQWFLDSQAGQLYYKAPSGWSPTAHDIELPRLTSLLQIGGSYASPAHDITVQGIAFEHTTWLQPSSSIGYADQQSGGFLARSFSMPSDFLSSCQSGCPLFEAARNSWNQVPAAVQVSAARGITFSGDTFAHLGQVGLGIGNDANAHGSGVGLGASGVTVTGSTFSDDSGSGIVVGGVQPDAHHPSNTAMTNQDITIQGNRITGVAKDYKDMAGILSTYVTHAVITHNEVSNLAYDGIDVGWGWGANDPGGSQDYRNRGLYNYQPVYTTATTLKNTVVSYNLVHGTKKVFHDGGSIYNLSANPGGSIDHNYIYDNQHTVGLYLDEGSRYLTLSNNVVQDSGVWAFTNASGSNNTNDSTFSTNWYNSGSTNVATGSPHNNVLSGNVQVSGNSWPSGAQQVIAQAGVTGSSSGGGGLHAVGAGKCLDVPNSSTTPGTQTQIWDCSGAANQAFTRTSSGQLTVYSGTGQMCLDASGQGTTAGTKVGIWTCNGQSNQQWTLNANGTVTGVQSGLCLDVSGASTANGALVELWTCNGQSNQQWKLG, from the coding sequence ATGAGTTTCCCCCGTCGCAGCCGTCCTGACCGCAGCCGCCCACCGAGAGCGGCTCTCGTCACGGCCCTCGCCGCCGGCGCGGTCCTCGCCGCACCGGCCGTGAGCGGGCACGCGGCCACCATGACGACGCTGTACGTCTCGCCCACCGGCAGCGGCACCTCGTGTTCGGCCTCGGCCCCCTGCTCGGTCACCCAGGCGAAGTCCTCGGTCGAGGCGATCGACGGGAACATGAGCGGCGACATCGTCGTGCAACTGGCCGGCGGGACGTACCGCATGTCCTCCCCGCTCGTGCTCGGCAGCGCGGACTCGGGCAGCAACGGCCACCAGGTGATCTGGCAGGCCGCTCCCGGCCAGAGTCCGGTGCTGTCCGGCGGACAGCAGGTGACGGGGTGGTCGGTGAAGGACGCGACCAACAACATCTATGCGGCGTCCGTACCCGGCGGGGCCGACTCGCGGCAACTGTACGTGGACGGTGCCCTGGCACCGCGGGCGGCGATCTCCATCTCCCGCAGCGACGTGAACATCACCACCGGCGGGATGACCATCGTCAACTCGGCCCTGAACTACCTCGCGTCGCTGCCGCAGCAGAACCGGATCGAGCTGGAGAGCCAGAACTCCTTCACCGACCGATACGCCCCTGTGCAGAGCATCAGCGGCACGACGATCACGATGCAGCAGCCGGCCTGGAACAACAACAACTGGGGCTACGACACCCTGGCCAAGCCCTTCGCCGGCGGCAGCCTGCAACTGGAGAACTCCTACTCCTTCCTCAAGACCGCCGGCCAGTGGTTCCTCGACTCGCAGGCCGGACAGCTCTACTACAAGGCGCCGTCGGGATGGTCGCCCACGGCCCACGACATAGAGCTGCCCCGGCTGACCTCGCTGCTGCAGATCGGCGGCAGCTACGCCAGCCCCGCCCACGACATCACCGTCCAGGGGATCGCCTTCGAGCACACGACCTGGCTCCAGCCCAGCAGCTCCATCGGCTACGCGGACCAGCAGAGCGGCGGGTTCCTCGCCCGGTCCTTCTCGATGCCCTCGGACTTCCTGAGCTCCTGCCAGTCCGGCTGCCCGCTGTTCGAGGCCGCCCGCAACAGCTGGAACCAGGTGCCCGCGGCGGTTCAGGTCTCCGCCGCCCGCGGTATCACCTTCAGTGGTGACACCTTCGCGCACCTCGGCCAGGTGGGCCTCGGCATCGGCAACGACGCGAACGCCCACGGCTCCGGAGTGGGCCTCGGCGCATCCGGCGTCACGGTCACCGGCAGCACCTTCTCGGACGACTCCGGCTCGGGCATCGTGGTCGGCGGCGTCCAGCCCGACGCGCACCACCCCTCCAACACCGCCATGACCAACCAGGACATCACCATCCAGGGCAACCGGATCACCGGCGTCGCCAAGGACTACAAGGACATGGCCGGCATCCTCTCGACCTACGTCACGCACGCCGTCATCACGCACAACGAGGTCTCCAACCTCGCCTACGACGGCATCGACGTCGGCTGGGGGTGGGGGGCGAACGACCCGGGCGGCAGCCAGGACTACCGGAACCGCGGTCTCTACAACTACCAGCCCGTCTACACCACCGCGACGACGCTGAAGAACACGGTCGTCAGCTACAACCTCGTCCACGGCACCAAGAAGGTCTTCCACGACGGCGGGAGCATCTACAACCTGTCGGCCAACCCCGGCGGCAGCATCGACCACAACTACATCTACGACAACCAGCACACGGTCGGCCTCTACCTCGACGAGGGTTCGCGCTATCTGACGCTCAGCAACAACGTCGTCCAGGACAGCGGTGTGTGGGCCTTCACCAACGCCAGCGGCTCGAACAACACCAACGACAGCACCTTCTCCACCAACTGGTACAACTCCGGTTCCACCAACGTCGCGACCGGGTCACCCCACAACAACGTCCTGAGCGGCAACGTCCAGGTCAGTGGGAACAGTTGGCCGTCAGGAGCGCAGCAGGTCATCGCTCAGGCCGGGGTGACCGGCAGCAGCAGTGGCGGCGGCGGGCTGCACGCGGTGGGTGCCGGCAAGTGCCTCGACGTGCCGAACTCCTCGACCACGCCGGGCACCCAGACGCAGATCTGGGACTGCTCCGGGGCGGCCAACCAGGCCTTCACCCGCACCTCATCCGGGCAGTTGACGGTCTACAGCGGCACCGGCCAGATGTGCCTGGACGCAAGCGGCCAGGGCACCACCGCGGGTACGAAGGTCGGCATCTGGACCTGCAACGGCCAGAGCAACCAGCAGTGGACCCTCAACGCCAACGGCACCGTCACCGGGGTCCAGTCCGGACTGTGCCTGGACGTGAGCGGAGCCTCCACCGCCAACGGCGCGCTGGTCGAGCTGTGGACCTGCAACGGGCAGAGCAACCAGCAGTGGAAGCTCGGATGA
- a CDS encoding FadR/GntR family transcriptional regulator: MAEEILRLIAELQLQPGDRMPTENQLASRLGTSRTVVREAVKILSAIGRIRAQKGRGLFVANDQGMLGSSLWGSFFLPTDLEHVYRLFEFRRVQEAAASRLAATRATPADLRAIEKAAETCREGHLTGRRELFDRGDDDFHLYVAKASQNPFLVDAVREARRLQRQSSIIGLHGTVGGHAEEAVAEHAAIYSAIRGGDPEAAAQAATVHLDQTLEDYRREIQRRVFG; this comes from the coding sequence GTGGCCGAGGAGATCCTGCGGCTCATCGCGGAGTTGCAGCTTCAGCCGGGTGACCGGATGCCCACCGAGAACCAGTTGGCATCGCGGCTGGGGACCAGCCGGACCGTGGTGCGCGAGGCAGTCAAGATCCTTTCGGCCATCGGGCGGATCCGCGCCCAGAAGGGCCGTGGCCTGTTCGTGGCGAACGACCAGGGCATGCTGGGCTCTTCGCTCTGGGGCAGCTTCTTCCTCCCCACCGATCTCGAGCACGTCTACCGGCTGTTCGAGTTCCGCCGGGTGCAGGAGGCCGCCGCCAGCCGGCTGGCGGCGACCCGCGCGACACCGGCGGATCTGCGCGCGATCGAGAAGGCGGCCGAGACCTGCCGGGAAGGCCATCTGACCGGTCGGCGCGAGTTGTTCGACCGCGGGGACGACGACTTCCACCTCTACGTCGCCAAGGCGTCCCAGAATCCGTTCCTGGTGGACGCGGTCCGCGAGGCGCGGCGTCTCCAACGCCAGTCCAGCATCATCGGGTTGCACGGGACCGTCGGCGGGCACGCAGAGGAGGCCGTGGCGGAACACGCCGCGATCTACAGCGCGATCAGGGGCGGCGATCCCGAGGCGGCGGCGCAGGCGGCCACCGTCCACCTGGACCAGACCCTGGAGGACTACCGGCGCGAGATCCAGCGCCGCGTGTTCGGCTGA